CACGCTCAACCCGTCACGCCGCGGCAGGCCGAGGTCGAGCACCACGACATCGTAATCCTCGTCATTGCCCATGATCCACGCGGTGTCGCCATCGCTGGCCCGTTCCACCCGGAAACCGGCCTGGGTCAGCGCGATAGCCACGCCCTGCGCGATGATGTCATCATCCTCCACCAGCAGCAGGCGCATCGGTCAGTCCTCCTCGCGGTCGAGAATTGCCCCGGTCCGGGCGTCGATCTCCAGCTCTATCGATCGGCCCACCGGGGTGAGCACGGTGATTTCGTATTTGTGATCGTCATCGTCGTAATCCACTTCGATCACCTCACCCGGCGTATCGGCTTTCACAATCGTGAGTATGCGGGCCAGCGGCATCCGGTCGGGTGCCGGTGCGCCCGGTGCCGCACCAGCCGCTGGTTTTGCGATGGCGGGCTGTGCTTTGGCGGGTGGCTGCGCGGGCGGGTTGGGCGTGTCGGACCGGCTGGCGGAATCGCACGCGCCGGTCAGCAGCAAGGCCGCGATAAGGGGCATGAGACGGGAGCGGTTCGCCATGGAACCCCTTATTATGCCGATCTTACCTGACAGCAAACTGACGGTCGGCGTGGCGAGGGCGTCAGGCACACCCAGCTAGATGATTCGGTATGGACGGCGCCAGTGGGGCGGCGTTCCGATGGAAAGGACCGATCATGAAAAAGTTTGTTATTGCAGGTGCCGCCACTGTTGCCGTGATCGCCGGGGGCCTTGCCGCAACCGGGGCGATTGCCAATACCCCCGCTGCGGTAAAACAGGTGGCGGGCGATTTCTGGGCCGGTGCACATTGGGATGATGACGATGATGATCACCGTGTGCGTGGCCCGATCCCGCGGCCCAGTGAAGCGGCCTTGCGCAAGGCTGGCCTGGTGCGGGTCACCGAAGTGGAACGCGATGACGGCCGCATCGAAGTGGAAGGGTATGACGCGCAAGGGCGCGAACTGGATGTGACGATGGATGCCAAAGGGCAGAAGGTTCTGCGGGTAGAGCGCGATCGCGACTGATTGCTGTACTGATCATCGTATCTGAGCCATCGGGAGGGCGCCTGTCGAACAGGCTCCCTCCTTGATTTTTGCGAAATATGCCCCTGTCTGTCCCTTCTGCGGACACAAACAACGCCTTTGTTTGTTGTACCTTGTGACGCATGAACAAGGGGAGGTGGCAATGGCCGATACGGCTGATAGCGACCGGGAAGGGGCGCAGGTTTCCGGGGGTGAAGAGGCGCTGCAG
This genomic window from Caenibius tardaugens NBRC 16725 contains:
- a CDS encoding PepSY domain-containing protein, translating into MANRSRLMPLIAALLLTGACDSASRSDTPNPPAQPPAKAQPAIAKPAAGAAPGAPAPDRMPLARILTIVKADTPGEVIEVDYDDDDHKYEITVLTPVGRSIELEIDARTGAILDREED
- a CDS encoding PepSY domain-containing protein, yielding MKKFVIAGAATVAVIAGGLAATGAIANTPAAVKQVAGDFWAGAHWDDDDDDHRVRGPIPRPSEAALRKAGLVRVTEVERDDGRIEVEGYDAQGRELDVTMDAKGQKVLRVERDRD